One stretch of Patagioenas fasciata isolate bPatFas1 chromosome 9, bPatFas1.hap1, whole genome shotgun sequence DNA includes these proteins:
- the SSR3 gene encoding translocon-associated protein subunit gamma: MAPKGGPGGRQQSEEDLLLQDFSRNLSAKSSALFFGNAFIVSAIPIWLYWRIWHMDLVQSAVLYSVMTLISTYLVAFAYKNVKFVLKHKVAQKREDAVSKEVTRKLSEADNRKMSRKEKDERILWKKNEVADYEATTFSIFYNNTLFLVLVIIASFFVLKNFNPTVNYILSISASSGLIALLSTGSK, from the exons ATGGCTCCCAAGGGCGGCCCCGGCGGGCGGCAGCAGTCGGAGGAGGATCTGCTGCTGCAGGATTTCAGCCGCAACCTCTCCGCCAAGTCCTCCGCGCTCTTCTTCGGCAACGCCTTCATCGTCTCTGCCATCCCCATCT ggCTTTATTGGCGGATATGGCACATGGATCTTGTTCAGTCTGCAGTCCTGTACAGCGTAATGACCCTCATCAGTACCTATCTGGTGGCTTTTGCCTATAAGAACGTCAAGTTTGTTCTGAAACACAA AGTGGCCCAGAAAAGAGAAGACGCTGTTTCCAAAGAAGTTACGCGCAAGCTGTCTGAGGCGGACAATAGGAAGATGTCTCGCAAGGAGAAGGATGAAAG AATCCTgtggaagaaaaatgaagttgCAGATTATGAAGCAACAACTTTTTCCATCTTCTACAACAACACTCTCTTTCTGGTCTTGGTCATCATCGCTTCGTTTTTTGTGCTGAAGAACTTCAACCCCACCGT AAACTACATTCTTTCTATAAGCGCCTCATCCGGACTGATCGCTCTGCTCTCCACAGGATCCAAGTAG